Part of the Elusimicrobiaceae bacterium genome is shown below.
CGTCACCTTCTGGAAGTGTGCCGCTTATGGTCTGTCTATGTTCTTCCAGTTCGACAACCTCAAATTTCTGCCGGTTAGGTACTGTGTTTGTTGTGTAATCTTTTTTCATGTTGATAAACCCCCTTGCTGCCTATAATATCATATTGAGTAATATCAAGTCAAGCCCTATATCTTCCAATAGGTAAAAGCCTTGAGCGGGACGTGATCAATTAAAAATCGCATCAGAATCGCTTGTACGCGTATTTAACCGCTTTGGATGTGTTTCTATATTCCAGAAGCACAAAACGCAATACAACGCAATCTGACGCCAAATTAGAAACCCGCTCCAATATTGATAAATAATTATTTACATTTACAGATATTTCTCCGGTGTGTGAGAAGAAGCAACTATCAATCAATCACATATCTTTCCAGAGAGAAAAACCAGAACCCCGCCCCCGCTGCTGCAATGCTTTACTCTTCTGGAAGATCTTCACCGCTTGCCCGCTCCGGTCTAAGATCTGTACCAAGATCCTTTTCCAGTAGTGTAATGATATAATCGTTTATGCTCTGCCCTCTTGCCGCTGCTGCCGCTTTGATCAACTCACGCTTACCAGATCCAACGACAAGATTTAATCTGTCGTAGTGCTTCCGGTTATAGTCGTTCATACGGTCAAAATCTTTAGTTGTCCATTTCCTTTTTTTCTCTGCCATGCTCCCCACCTCTTCCCGTTTATCAAAATTATCATTGTAAGATATTGAGTAATATGCTATACTATCAACGTTCATAAATACAATCTACAAGAAAGGATAACATTAACATGAACGTTGTAATTGATTCCATCGGCACTGTATCAATCCCCGTTGACCGCGCTGCACTTGATGCCGCATTGCTTAAGACCGGAGAGTATCACATTGATAACCCCGCTCTTGTCTCTCTTCTGGAAGACAAAATAAAAAAGCTTCATGTATCAAGTATTGATCTTGTGTTGTCTGCCGATGCCCTCTCTGTTGATCCAGATTCAACCATGATGCACGTATCACTTGATGTAGATCCAGACAACCCGCTATCAGACTCTATCACGTTTGATCCCTATTTCTTGATGCCGGTTGAATCGTTTAGTTGATACCTGGCTAAAACATATACCACAAAAGGACGTTGTATTGTAGCAATGTCCTTTTTATTTTCCAGAGAAGAAAGACCGTAACCGCTGCAAGATCCCCCGTTGCTGTTGTGCTGCCGGTGCTGCCGTCTCTTCTTCTGGAAGATCTTCCGGTGTATCTGCTGCCGGTGCTGTTGCTGCCGCTTGCAAGTACTGTTGTTGTACTGTTGCCTGTGTTGCCCTCTCTGCAATATCTGCGAGACGTTTAGCAAGATCTGTTATTGTCTCTTGCTGCTCTTCAACCCGCTTGTATAGCTTGTCTCTCTCTGTTGTCAACTCTTCAATCCGCTTGTTTAACACCTTGACAACATCTTGATTGAATACTTGTTCACCGTCCCGCTCTTGATCCTTGAAATATATGTACTTTATCTTCTTTCCGTTTTCAACCTTGTCAACCGATTGTAAAGTGCCGTTGTTCAATTTCTGGTAGACAGCTTGCCTTGAAATGCCCTTTAGTGCTGCATACTCTGCCACACTGTAAAAATCATCTTTCATGATCCCTATATTTCCTCTCTATCGAAAATAGAAAGTTGATCCAGACTGTTCACCCCGTCAAGATCCCGCTCGATAGCTGCCTGTATCTGTATAACCTCTTCTGTTGACTTTGGCTTGACCGTGAACCCTATAGCCTTTACTGCCTTTCCTCTCTTGCGCTCTTCAAAATCAAGTATCTTATCGCTGTATTGATTAATCTCTTTTACTGCCGGTAACAATACGCGCGCCTTGAAGTTCTTATAATCCTTGTAGCCCTCTGCATCCAGTAGG
Proteins encoded:
- a CDS encoding replication initiation protein; its protein translation is LLDAEGYKDYKNFKARVLLPAVKEINQYSDKILDFEERKRGKAVKAIGFTVKPKSTEEVIQIQAAIERDLDGVNSLDQLSIFDREEI